Genomic segment of Dactylococcopsis salina PCC 8305:
GAAAACGCCCTCGGTGCGAGTGTTGCGGAGTTAAACTTCAAAAGTATTACGGATCAGATGTCGGAAATTATGTATGAATTTCCGTTTCAAGTCCCCGCTTATTATGCGCTGATTATCCGTTCTTTGGTGACTTTAGAAGGGATCGCGATCGGGATTGATCCAGAATTTAAGGTATTAAGTAAAGCCTATCCCTATGTCGCTAAACGGCTGTTAATTGACCCTTCACCGCAGTTAAGAGAGTCTCTCCGTGATTTATTATTTAAAGATGGCAGTTTCCGTTGGAATCGTTTAGAAAATCTTCTTCGTAACGCCCGCGACTCTCAAGATTACGATTTTGAGAAAGTGTTAGACCAAGCGTTAGACTTTTTATTCTCGGAACGAGGAGAGTTTATTCGGGAACGATTAGTGGATGAATTGGTGAAAGCGATTGATATTTATGGACAACGTAGCTTTTACAACTTCTCTGCTTCTGTACGAGAACAAGTGGGGTTAGCGGTGAACGAAAATCCCCCGCAATTGGGAAATAATAATCAAAACTTAGAACACATCCAAAACATTCTCGAAATTTTAAGAGATACCCCAGGGTTTGATCCGATGCGAATTGTTCCTTTAGTGCCAAAAGTGTTATCGAAACCCGAAACTCAACACATGGGACAGCAAATCGTCGGAAAATTGACAGAAAAGGCGATCGCGCGGTTTATTCGTAACATTGCTTTACAAGACAAACCCACCAACAATGGTAATAATGGAAAACTCTCTCTTCCCTCTGCATTCAAAAACTAGATAAATGACCCAACGTGACCTCCTCTGGCGATACTGGTTTCTTCTCCCCATCTATCCCTACCAAAATCGGCGCACCCTGCGCCGAGAAGTCCTAAAAAACACAATTTGGACATTTGACCAAGTACAAGGCATTTTTTATGTGGTTGTCCCAATTCGGATGACAGTGGTACGGTTAGAAACAGGAGGATTGCTGGTTTATGCGCCAGTTGCACCAACGCCAGAATGTATCCGTTTAATGCGAGAATTAGAAGCGGAACACGGTGCGGTGAAATCGATCGTTCTTCCTACGGTTTCGGGGTTAGAACATAAAGTATTTGTCGGTCCTTTTGCGCGACAGTTTCCCAAAGCATCAGTTTATATCGCCCCCCAACAGTGGAGTTTTCCTGTCAATCTCCCTTTAAGTTGGTTGGGGTTTCCTCGTCAACGGACTTATGTTCTTTCTAATCCCTACGAATATAATCCTTTTCCCCCCGAATTTGATTACGCAATCCTCGGACCGATTAAATTGGGTTTAGGGTCATTTGGTGAGGTGGCGTTATTCCATAAACCCTCTCGCACTGCTTTAGTCACAGATAGCGTGATTTCCATCCCAGAAACGCCCCCTGAAATTGTCCAGCTTGACCCCTATCCGCTTCTTTTTCACGCGAGGGATAATGGGTTAGATGTGGTGGAAGATACGCCAGAAATGCGACAAAAAGGGTGGCAGCGCATTTGTTTGTTTGCGAATTATTTCCAACCTGATGCTTTAGAAGTGCCGCAATTTGGGGAAGTATTTACAGAAGCAAAACAAGCGCCCGATCGATCCCAAAGGGCGTATTATGGGTTTTATCCCTTCCGTTGGCGATCGCACTGGAAAGCCTCATTTGAGAAACTACAAGGGAAAGGACGGCTATTAGTAGCGCCAGTGTTGCAAACCTTGATTTTAAACCGCGCTCCCAGAGAGACGATTAAATGGGCAAATTTAGTGGTGAGTTGGCATTTTGAACGACTAATCCCCTGTCATTTTCAAGCCCCTTTAGAAGCGTCTCCCCGCGAGTTTCGTCAGGCATTTAGTTTCTTGGAAAAAGAAGAATTACCGATCAATCAACCGAGTTATCCTCTCCCAGAAGCGGATTTAGCACCACTAGAAAAAATTGAAGTTACTTTAAGTAAAGGGAAAATTGTTCCGCCTCGATCGGAGAAAATCTAATTTCGTGGCGTAGCAGTGTACCGCAAACGCTTTTCTTCTTGACCTTGAAACTCAGGCACTAGCCAACGTAACACACTGAGGATTTTTTGTTCATCTTCCTGTTCTGCTGCTTCAATCAAAGCATTTAATGGCGTTTCTAATTGATGCCAAGACATACTAGATTCCCTTGCGCGATAAATTTTGGGATGAGAGGTTTTAAGAGCCGTATTTGGATCAATGAGTAATTCTTCATAAAGTTTTTCCCCGGGACGTAAACCTGTAATTTTGACTTCAATATCCTTCCCGACTTCTAACCCACTCAAATCAATCATTTGTAATGCCAAATCGTAGATTTTAATCGGTTTTCCCATGTCTAATAAAAAAACTTCTCCTCCTGTTCCCAATGCTCCCGCTTGAATGACTAAACGTGCCGCTTCAGGAATGGACATAAAGTAACGAGTGATATCTCGATGAGTAACCGTGATCGGTTTTCTCTCCGCAATTTGTTGACGAAACCGAGGGACAACTGAACCATTGCTATCTAGTACATTACCAAATCGCACCATGACAAAACTGGTTTGATGGGAGTGATCTTCGGCAAAAGCCTGAAGAATTAACTCTCCGACGCGCTTGGTTGCTCCCATGATATTAGTTGGACGAACGGCTTTATCTGTGGAAATTAAAACAAAATTTTTCACCCCACAATCTCTGGCACTTTTGGCGGCGGTTAATGTGCCTTGGACGTTATTGATAATTCCTTGAGCGGGATTTGCTTCTACTAAGGGAACGTGCTTATAGGCGGCAGCGTGATAAATGGTTTCGACTTGATAATCTGAGATCATTTTTTTGAAATGTGTCTCATCCGTCACTGAACCTAAGCAAGGAATAAAGTTTAAATCGGGATACGTTTCCTTTAAGTCTTGATCGATATTGTATAAGGCATATTCGTTACGCTCATAAAGAATCAGTAAACGAGGCTTTTGTTGGACAATTTGGCGACAAAGCTCCGCACCGATCGAGCCGCCTGCACCAGTCACAAGAACCGTTTTTCCTGTGATATTGACACTTAA
This window contains:
- a CDS encoding DUF4336 domain-containing protein, with translation MTQRDLLWRYWFLLPIYPYQNRRTLRREVLKNTIWTFDQVQGIFYVVVPIRMTVVRLETGGLLVYAPVAPTPECIRLMRELEAEHGAVKSIVLPTVSGLEHKVFVGPFARQFPKASVYIAPQQWSFPVNLPLSWLGFPRQRTYVLSNPYEYNPFPPEFDYAILGPIKLGLGSFGEVALFHKPSRTALVTDSVISIPETPPEIVQLDPYPLLFHARDNGLDVVEDTPEMRQKGWQRICLFANYFQPDALEVPQFGEVFTEAKQAPDRSQRAYYGFYPFRWRSHWKASFEKLQGKGRLLVAPVLQTLILNRAPRETIKWANLVVSWHFERLIPCHFQAPLEASPREFRQAFSFLEKEELPINQPSYPLPEADLAPLEKIEVTLSKGKIVPPRSEKI
- a CDS encoding polysaccharide biosynthesis protein yields the protein MVKPLAKICQKIHSSLSRSQKQWSFITIDLTLIIISLIIAFGIRFETLSVGRLLLEYSPITLITVLVKLAVLQALGMYRSILRYVGVELFYKVTYPIAVSYGIIVFLGFLFQIEQLPRSVILNDALLSIVLMVTVRLSIRWCLYNPQSPFFIGELASRVIIYGAGEAGTQLAQALYHQQTYQVIAFVDDQLQLQGQQINGITVYPAQKLPKLIRHYGVKTILLAMPSVQGEAKQTILDRLKTLPVTVKTVPGISEIISGKVPLSQLRQIDIIDLLGRQEVSPLPELLSVNITGKTVLVTGAGGSIGAELCRQIVQQKPRLLILYERNEYALYNIDQDLKETYPDLNFIPCLGSVTDETHFKKMISDYQVETIYHAAAYKHVPLVEANPAQGIINNVQGTLTAAKSARDCGVKNFVLISTDKAVRPTNIMGATKRVGELILQAFAEDHSHQTSFVMVRFGNVLDSNGSVVPRFRQQIAERKPITVTHRDITRYFMSIPEAARLVIQAGALGTGGEVFLLDMGKPIKIYDLALQMIDLSGLEVGKDIEVKITGLRPGEKLYEELLIDPNTALKTSHPKIYRARESSMSWHQLETPLNALIEAAEQEDEQKILSVLRWLVPEFQGQEEKRLRYTATPRN